In 'Nostoc azollae' 0708, the following are encoded in one genomic region:
- a CDS encoding tetratricopeptide repeat protein: MTTTIEELFDTGLERYKAGESAESLIPVFKEVCDRSPKASSAWICLAWLYLLDNKAQLAYKAANKAIKLNPQDPQARINLALAMLEIGQKGLREHIDFAQQLIFVNKEWEEEVKKSIEDGLTRKPDWQGLAKVKKWLFEE, translated from the coding sequence ATGACTACCACAATTGAAGAACTTTTTGATACAGGTTTAGAACGCTATAAAGCCGGAGAATCAGCAGAAAGCCTCATCCCTGTATTTAAAGAGGTGTGCGATCGCTCTCCCAAAGCCAGTTCAGCTTGGATTTGTCTAGCTTGGCTATATCTACTTGATAACAAAGCCCAGTTAGCTTACAAAGCCGCAAACAAAGCAATAAAATTAAACCCACAAGACCCACAAGCCAGAATTAATCTGGCCTTGGCCATGTTAGAAATCGGTCAGAAGGGTTTGCGCGAACATATTGATTTTGCACAACAGTTGATTTTTGTCAACAAAGAATGGGAAGAAGAAGTTAAAAAGAGCATTGAAGACGGATTAACCAGAAAACCCGATTGGCAAGGTTTGGCTAAAGTCAAAAAATGGCTGTTTGAAGAATAA